The Paenibacillus polymyxa M1 DNA segment ATCGAACACGGGATTACCAGGGATGCGAGCAGTTCCTTTGTTTAAATCCGCAACGTAACTCTCCGGGTTCGACTGTCTGGCAAAGGGGATATTGATAAAGTGATTTCCCAGAACCCACCACTCTGCATAGCCGTTAGCAAAAGGGATAATCCCTGCTGCTTTCAGTCGCTTGGCTGCTTCCTCCAATTCATCTAACGTCTGAGGTAGTTTGGTTATACCCGCTTTTTTGAACAAATCCTTGTTGTAGACAAAACCGAATCCCTCCAGGTTCATAGGCTGTCCATAAATCTTACCGTTAACCGTCATCGGCTTACGGGCGAAATCGTCCAAGTCCTTCACCCATGGCTGATCCGACAAATCCTCCAGGTACTCAAACCACGTATCGCGATCTTGATAACCCTCATTTGTGAAAATGTCCGGCTGATCGCCTGATGCGAACTTAGCCTTCAACGAAGCACCGTAATCTGTACCCCCACCGACAGATTGGATATCCAGCTTGATGCCAGGGTGCGTTTTTTCATATTCGGCCTTCAGCTTGTTCAACGGTTCCGAAATCTCCACTTTGAATTGATAAATGTGTATCGTTTTGGTCCCACTCTGTTGAGCCTTCGTATTACCACAACCTGCAAGCATACATGTAAGCAGCAACATCAGGGAGATGACAAGCAGCACTGTCTTTTTCATCCGATATCCCTCCCATCAGCCTTTAACCGCTCCGGCCGCAATGCCGGAAACGATGTATTTTTGCATCACCAGAAAAAACACAACGATTGGCGTGATTCCAAGTACCAGTGCGGGCAACGCCAAGTCCCATTGCTTGGTATATTGACCAAACAGCATATAGGTCGCAATAGGAATCGTACGCAGCTCAGGATCATTCAAAATGAGCGAAGGCAGCAAGTAATCATTCCAGATCCATAACGTATTCAAAATAAGTACGGTCACGAACATAGGGAGCAGCAGTGGACAAACGATGCGAAAAAACACCCCGTAACGAGAGGACCCGTCCACTCTCGCCGCCTGCTCAACCTCAATAGGTACCGTTTTAATAAAGCCATGAAACAGAAAAACTGATAAAGGCGCTCCAAAACCCAGATAGCACAAAATTAGTCCTGGTATGCTGTTGTTCAGACTCAATACGTTGGACACTTCCATAAGCGGCAACATAATCGATTGAAAAGGCACGACCATCGCAGCCACAAGCAGTCCGAACAGGAACCGATTAAAAAGAGTGTCATGCCGAACCATTTGGTAGGCGGCCATCGAGCTGATCAACAGCAAAAGCGCATTGCTGACGATGGTGACGATCAGTGAATTCCCGAGTGCTGTGGGAAAGTTTATTTTATTCCAGGCGTTAGCATAGTTTTCAAAACGGAAGGTTGTCGGCCACGAAGCGGAATGGGCCAAAATGTCTCCAAAAGATTTAACGGAGTTCACGAGCAAAAAATAGAACGGAACTAGAAAGATCAACCCAACCACAATAAGCAATATTTCGGCTACCCATGTGCTTAAACGATAGTTCGATGTTTTTTCCATTACATTTCGACCTCCTTTTTCTTCGTGAGACGCACCTGAATGCTGGTAATGATCGCAACGACCACAAAGAAAATCATAGCCTTGGCAGTTCCCAATCCAAGTCGATTATTTGTAAACGCTTCATTATATATGTCCAATGCTACAGACTCAGTCGCCTTGAATGGCCCACCCTTTGTTAAAGCCAAATTCAACTCAAATACTTTAAAGGACCAGGATATCGCTAGGAACAAGCAGACGGTCACTGCTGGCATAATAAGCGGCACCACGATATGACGCAAAATCTGTCTTCGACTCGCACCGTCAATTTGGGCCGATTCAATAAGGGCGTGCGGAACATTATTTAGAGAGGATATGTAAATAACCATGAGATAACCTGCGTATTGCCAAACAAACACAATGACAGTTCCCCAAAAAGCAGTAGGCCCATCACCCAACCACGGTAGTTTGAAAAAAGATAGTCCTGTCGCCTCTCCCACCGCCGAAAAACCGCGTACAAATATAAATTGCCAGATGAAGCCGAGCAGTAAGCCGCCGATCATATTAGGCATAAAAAATACAGTTCGCAGTGCATTGCGGGTACGCAACGGCTTTGTAAGCGCATAGGCCAGGAAAAAGCCCACCAGGTTCGTTAGAATGACACCACATACGGTAAAACGGACCGTAAACCAAAATGCATTACGGAAATCCGGATCATCTTTAAAAATATGAACGTAATTCCCTAGCCCGAGCCATCGGACATGTTCAGATACGCCATCCCAGTTCGTCATGGAATAATACAGCCCCAGCAGGAACGGAATGACCATAATTAAGACGAAAAACAACGCCATCGGTCCCACAAATACGAGCTGCTGCAATAATTGCGCGGATTTTCTTTGGCTCATTGCAATCACTCCTTTGTCGTAGATCATGAAGGAAAACGCGCATAATCCTTACGTAATCGCTTATTACCCAAAAACGTAAGTTTCGAGTCGTCTGAAATTAAAAAAAGGCTTTCTCCCCACCACTAACGGAAGAGAAAAAGCCTTGTAACATAAAGAATATAGATGACGATGAATTAGTATTGCGTTCCTGGATAAATCGGGAACTTGTCTGTCAACTCGCCAACCGCTTGGCTTGCTTTGGACAATACAGTATCATCTTTTGGATTTTTAAGAGTATCAGCAATGATTTTACCGATTTTAACCATAGCCTCTTCATCCATACCACGAGAAGTTGCAGCAGGTGTACCAATACGGATCCCGCTAGTAACAAACGGACTCGTTGGGTCAAAAGGAATGGCGTTTTTGTTGACCGTGATACCCACGGAATCCAATACATGCTCCGCTTCTTTACCTGTGATATTCAAATTGCGTGTGTCCAACAGCATCAGGTGATTATCCGTACCCCCGGATACAATATTAATCCCCTCTGCCAGCAGTGTTTCAGCCAGCACCTGCGCATTGCGGACTACGTTTTGCGCATAGGTTTTGAATGATGGCTGGAGCGCTTCACCCAAAGCAACTGCTTTGGATGCGATCACGTGCATCAATGGTCCACCTTGAGTACCAGGGAAGATAGCTTTATCAATCGCTTGCGCCCACGCTTTGCGAGTCAGAATTAGACCCCCACGCGGACCACGTAGCGTTTTGTGTGTCGTTGTTGTCACAAATTGGGCATGAGGAACTGGACTAGGGTGAATCCCTGCTGCCACGAGACCTGCGATATGTGCCATATCCACCATGAATAAAGCACCTACATCATTAGCAATGGAAGCAAAAGCTTCAAAATCAATAGTACGCGGATATGCACTTGCACCAGCTACGATCAAACGAGGGCGGTGCTTGAAGGCCGCTTTGCGCACTTCATCGTAGTCGATACGGAAGTTGTCTTCACGTACACCGTAAGCAGCAAAGTTATACAACAAACCGGAGGCATTAACCGGGCTTCCGTGTGTTAAGTGGCCGCCATGCGCCAGATTCATACCCAGCACAGTATCTCCAGGTTGAAGAGCTGCCAGATATACCGCCATGTTAGCTTGTGCTCCAGAGTGAGGCTGCACGTTCGCATGCTCGGCGCCGAATAATTCTTTCGCGCGGTCACGTGCAATATCTTCGACGATATCTACATGCTCACAGCCACCATAGTAGCGTTTGTTCGGATAACCTTCAGCATATTTATTGGTAAGCACGGAGCCCATGGCTTCCATTACTGCTTCACTGACGATATTCTCGGATGCGATCAGCTCGATATTGTGGCGTTGCCGTTTTAGTTCAAGCCCCATTGCTTCCATCACTGCCGGGTCACTTTTACGCAGATGTTCCATCATGATTGATTACTCCCTCTCCATGGTCAAATTGTTGGGTATACAAGCAAATGCCTGTTCCTCTGTTGGGTACCTCATCATTAATGCAAAAAAGATCAGTACTAACATGCCGACACGACAAATGCTAATCGCAGTTTCCGCCGGCTTCTTGTTCCAGACTGTACACTGCCCGTTGTCCGCCAATAAGTGGAGGACGAGTGAACGTAGCTGTCACACGTGCTTCACCAATCCAGCGAAGGCTTGGGCGAAACGGAACGGCAATTGGGCGCAGATGCATGCCAATCAGCGTTTCGCCGATGTCTATCCCGGCATGAGCCTGCACGTTCGCCGCCAGACATGCATCATCCATAGAGCGATAGGCAACGGTAGCCATAGAGCCCCCTGCTGTACGAACAGGAACAGCCGCAACCTCCATCAGTCCTAATCGCTCCAGTAGAGAACGCTCAACGACCAGTGCTCGGTTCAAGTGCTCACAGCATTGAAACGCCACGTCAAAGCCATACTCTCTGCGAACGGATTCTACTCCAGACAGCACTTGCTGAGCCACATCGAGCGCTCCTGCTGTGCCGATCCGACTTCCAGCCACTTCACTCGTGCTTGCGCCAATAACCAGCAGGCGACCAGCTTTGAGACTGGCCGCTTCTGCAATTTCCCGCACGACAGAAGCGGTCTGTGCTTCGAGTGAAATCTCATGATCCAATTGTTCTACCATTGGAACCTCCTTTGGTTGAACAGCCTCTCAGAGACTAGGCACGGTTTCATGCCCCAAGTTCAACACACTCTCTCCTGATCACAATCTGACTATATTATAGCCGATGTTTCAGATTCCGAGCAGAAAAAATGGAAGAACAAGAAGGCAGCAGAAGATCTGCTGTAGCTTGTATACGAAAAAAGAGCAGTCCACACCTATGTGGAATTGCTCTTTTGCCCAGGCGACCGGCCGTATATCCGATGCTCCATCGTGGTTGATCCCACTTTTGTCGCCAGTTACACCGGATTCTCATTTTTCCACCTTATCTTAACGGATTAACCGTCGAAAATCAACAGATTCCGTACAAAATAGAGGAACGGTACCGATTTTATTCGGAAGAACCTTTTAGCTTGTCCAACAACTTATGCAAAGCCGTACGGATTTCTGCCGCTGTGACATCGTAGTCCTCACGCGAACCACCAAATGGATCTGAGATATCGAAGCCCGGAATCCGTTGGTGTAATTCAATCATTCGTTCACGCTCCTGCGTCGATAGCTCTTGTCCGAGTGAAGCCATCAACTGCTGTGAAGCATACAAGCCATCTAACTCCTGTACGTCATTCAGCACTGCGTCCCGGTCCTCCACATATTCCTTCAGCGTAAATACTTTGCCTGCCGTTTGGGGGAACCGCTGTACGACATGCTGTTTATGTCCTTGTGTCAAGGTTAAGATCAGATGTGCCCACTCGGCAAGCCCGTCGCTTAAAGGAGTTGAAGTGATCTGATCGGATATATCGTGATCACGCAGAACCGCCTCTGCATGTCGGGATATCGGCGTGCCGTCCATCGCAGCTACTCCAGCGGAACGCACGTCCAGTTCCAGACCATGCTCAGCAGCCAGCTTACGCAGCATTCCCTCAGCCATTGGACTGCGACAGGTGTTCCCTGTGCATACAAATAAAATATTCTTCAACGTCTTCACCCCCCGTATGTTGAAAATATATAAACAGAGGATTACTCAAATCCTGTATTTATTTTACACTGTCTACGTTAAAATCAAAACATAAACATAAAGCCGAATGCCAGCAAAATAGCACCGCCCACTGCTTCTCCATAATCCCCAAGATTACGGCTGACCTTGCGCCCCAGTAACAGCCCCAGCATCGCCATCGCTCCCCCGCAAAAACCAAAGGCCAGAACAGTCAGCACCAGGTCACTCTGGAACATTCCCAGTGACACTCCCACAGAAAATGAGTCAATGCTCACCCCAAGCGCAAACAGCAAAAGACCCAAAGGCGACCGATGATCCAAAACGTGTACGCCGTCCCCCTTGAAGGAATTATATACCATATGCCCGCCCAAAAGGATGAGTAATCCCCCTGCGAAGTAGGTCGTCACATGGCCTAATAAAGAACTCATATAATGGCCTGTGAACATTCCCAGCAATGGCATCAGGATGTGAAAAAAACCAATCACAGTGCTGATGCGCAGCACGTCTCGCAGGCGTATCCCCTTCATACCGATCCCTACGCCCAGCGATAGCGCATCCATCCCTAGCGCTACCGCCATGATCAGAATCGTTACAACCTGCCCAGCATCGGCAGAGGCTGCCAGCATACTCCATCCCTCCATTATCCGTCTGTTCTTGTACACGTTATGCGGACAAGGGGCAAATCAGTACAAGCAGGCACTGAAAATACCCAAAACAGAGACAAGGAGAGAGGAGAAATTAAAATAAGAGACTCAATTGTTTACAGAAGCTACAGACGGATGATTCGATGACCTGCCGCTTTAAGCAGTCGATTCATGACGGCGTCTCCCAATCCTTTCGGCGGACAGGCTTCCGCCAAAATGTAGGTGACGCCGTCCTCATCGCAGCGGCGCAGTACGCTGTATAGGCGCTGCGCCGCCTCATGAAGCGCGTCCAGCTTGCCCAGCGTGTAGACTCGTTCTCCGGCGTAGCCGGCGGCATGGTCGTCGAACGCGAGCACCGCCGTGCGCTCCCCGCGCGCGGTAGCCTCCGCCAACGCGGCGCGAATCCAGCCCGTCACTTCAACAGAAGACGGGCCTTGTACCACGCTCAAGCGCCCTCGTGGCGCGTAGTGCGTATACTTCATGCCCGGCGAGCGTGGCGCCAGGCTATCGGCGTCCTGCCCGGGTGTGTGAGCCAGCGCCGGGTCCAGTACGACAGAGCGGGCAACCGTAGCGAGCTGTTCAGCAGTCACACCGCCTGGGCGCAAAATGGTGACGGTTCCCTCGTCACCGACTTGTACTACTGTGGACTCCAGTCCCACCCCCGTGGGGCCTCCGTCCAAAATGCCGCCGATGCGGCCCTTCAGGTCCTCCAGCACATGCTGTGCTAGAGTCGGGCTGGGTCTTCCCGAGCGATTGGCGCTTGGTGCAGCCAGCGGGCAACCAGCTTCTGCGATTAAGCGTAGCGCTATCGGATGATCCGGCATGCGCACACCGACCGTGTCCAGTCCTGCTGTCACACGCGATGAAAGTGCCTGCGACACTACTGGCAATACGAGAGTCAGCGGTCCTGGCCAAAATGTATTCATCAGCGCTCGGGCTGTATCGTTTATTTCCGCTACCATGCCTTTTAATTGAGCAGCATCGGAAATATGTACAATGAGCGGATTATCGGACGGACGCCCTTTAGCAGCGAATACCGCCTCTACCGCTTTAGTGCTGCGCGCATCAGCCCCCAGTCCGTACACGGTTTCCGTAGGAAAGGCTACCGTCTCTCCAGCCTGGAGAAGTACGGCGGCCTCCCGTATGCCCTTTTCCGCAGTGATTAGAGCCTGTCCAGCTGAAAGCTCGTCAGGATCATCCCCGTCTGTGTTGTTCACAGAACCAACGGAAGCCGCTTTTTCCACCTCAAAAGACAAGGTAGCAGGTATAGTCGTGTCCTCATCAGAAACCAGACATCTTACATCCCACCAGTGTGTATGCGAAGGCTGTAATGCCTGCTCCTGCTCTGCTATCTCTTTTTTCACAAAACCTGCGTGCAAGTCATGCATTTGATTCACCTTATCGCTCATATCAGATCATCCCATATCTTATTGTCATACAGGCCATTTCATTGCCCTGATCCCCAAAAACCCACTTTGACAAATCAGATCAATTTGGCTCTGCTATCTGTATATCTATCGTAAGTTCCATTATAACATATGGGGAAACTTACACTCGTTGTTCTCTTTTCCATAGCTCTGACGAGACGTTTAGGCAAACAAACCACTCACCCAGCTCCACAGACCCGTAAGGGCATCCCACAGGAAAAAACGTACTTCCGGCTCTTTGTCAGCAGCATTCATTCGATTGTCTTCTTGACTCGTTTTTGCCGATACAGTTTGTGCTGTTGCTTCACCACTGCCTGCATCAATAAAGCACAACGGCGGGAACAGCACACACCACCAATTTTGTCCTTTTCCTTGCCCCAGTGTAACCCGAAGTGCCTCATAATTCCCTGCCGGGTAGACAAGACCACCGTACATTTTCGTCGGAAAAGGTACACTTGCCAGTTCCACCTGATGATCATACGCTATACCGCGTCGAGCTAGTTCCGAACCTACCAAGCGATCAATTTCAGGCAAATGTGCATCAATCAACACTCTGGCTTGATTTAGGCTTTGTGGATTGTCCAGCTCACCCACCCACGCATTCATCTGCTGCACAATGGCATCCCGTATTTCGCGCTTAACCAACTGATCCTCTGGACGATCCGAATTAGCCAAAATGCGCAGTCGGATGGAATCGTGCGGAATTACCTTCAACCCTGTGGTGGCCACTCCAGACGCTAAAGTCTCTCTTGCTCCCGTGGTCATCGCAGCATCCGTTTTTTGACCTTCCCAAGACATCATTAATATCGATATACAAAAGAGTATCATTGCAGTTTGCTTCATCCAACTTCTCATTTTCGTCCCCCCAAACCCAAACTCTATCATGTCTATCAGTCTGTCCGGTTTGGGAGAGTCTAAACCTATGAATCTCGTAAAAAATTCAGGCTATTGCAAGCTTGATCGTCACCTAGGAATATAAAAAAGCCCAGATTTCACAATCTGGACTCTTTCGTCGCACTGTTTCAACTCGCACAAATAACCATCAATATTTAGTCACAATCCGCCTGTACTAGGCTTTTTTCGCCTTCGTCAAGCTTACTCTGGAAGGCTGTGGCAGGTCATCCTCTAACTCCTGGCCATGCACCTTAATACTCATAACCAAGCCAATACTAGCCATGTTAATAAGCAACGAGGTACCGCCATAGCTTATGAATGGAAGCGTAATCCCCGTAAGTGGCATAATGCCCAGAAACGCACCAATGTTCTCAAAAATCTGATACAGCAACATGGACACAATCCCGACAATTATATACGGGCCAGCCCGATCCCGACATTCCAGCGAAATCAGGATCATTCGGTGAATCAAAATAAAATATAGCAATAGCAGAATGGATGAGCCTACAAACCCAAACTCCTCTGCTACAACTACAAAAATAGAATCCGCATACGTATAGGGAACACGCCCGGACTGTACCGAGGTTCCTTGCAAAAAGCCCTTGCCCATCATCCCGCCAGAAGCTATGGCCAGTTTGGCATTTTTCGTATGATAAGATGCCTTCGCGGTTGCTTCTTCCGGTACCAGCCAAGGGTCCAAACGCTCTACCCAGTGACTACGGCCAATACCTTTCATAAAGGAATCAATCTCATCGTGAAACGAGATATACGCTTTGATCCCTCCACCAACGGCGACTGCAAATACGATAAATCCGATTAGCGCATGGGATGCCTTCACATTACCAATCCATAGCATACCAATGACGATGACAATGTAACCGAGCGCATTACCCAAGTCATTTTGTGCCATGACCATGGCAAACGGGACAAAGCTCACCAGAGCAACTGGAAGAACATCTTGAATAAAATACAGCTTGCTCTTGCGCTTTTTAATCAGCATATACGCCAAAAAAATGATAAGAACCAGCTTGAATACCTCGGCAGGCTGAAGATTTAAGCCACCAATTTTCAAAAAGCCTTGAGAGTTATTAACCGTCCCGCCAAAAAAGCCGAGAATCAACAGGAATATCCCGCCTCCATATACATACAAGGCTTTTTTAATGAATATCCGAAAATCGACTATCGCTAAACCCAAGATCGCTACAAAGCCCAATATATAATACCCGATCATCTTCTGGTAGTCGTTGCCGTGCTCTGCCAAGTTCGTAGGACCCCTACCAGCACTGTATACCGTTATGATACTAATCGCCATGAGCAAAACCAGAATAAAAATAACCGGACCATCAATTTTTTTCAATTTCTGAAGCATGATTTCCCCCTGAGCCGTTTCTCGGTCATACTCCTCTTATTCTAAAGGAAAGACTCGCAAAAAGAAAATGCAGCACTACTCCGAGACGCCTAGGACATGTCGCTCGATCCCCGCAAGGTCAGGAATGATTAGAATGTTCTTCCAATGACCTGCCTGTTCCAGCAGGCCAGCCACGTCTCTGGCCTGTCCCATCCCCAGCTCAAACCCGATTAGCCGGGGTGGGGCCTGAAGGAGCCCCAGTTGCTCCAGCATTGCCCGATACGGGCCAAGCCCGTCAGGACCTCCATCCAGTGCCATCCGCGGCTCATGGTCGCGCACCTCCGGCTGCAAGCCAGCGATGTCAGCAGCCGGGATATATGGCGGGTTGGACACGAGGATGTCTACCGCCGTTCCCGCAAACGGCGCCAGCAGATCGCCCTCGCGGAATTCTATGACTGCGCCGTTCGCAGCGGCGTTCTGGGCCGCTATTTCGAGCGCAGCGGCTGAGATATCCCCTGCCGCCACGTGCCAGCGTGGCCGCTCAGCCGCCAGTGTCACGGCAATCGCGCCGCTGCCCGTACCGATGTCGAGCGCGTGCGGAGCACCGCTCGGCCACAGCCGGTCGCCGTGCTGGAGTATCGCCTCGACGAGCAGTTCCGTCTCGGGGCGCGGAATCAGCACCGACGGTGAAACCGCGAACGGGCGGCCGTAAAATTCCTGCTGTCCGATAATATACTGCGCCGGTTCACCCGCAGCTTTGCGGGCGATGATCCGTTCCCATGTGTCCTTGACGGAGGAAGGGAACGGATCGCCCAGAGCGGCGTAAAACCTCGTACCTTCCAGCCCAAGCACATGTTCCAGCAGCAAGCGGGCATTATGCTGCGGCTCCAACACGCCGCAACTTCCTAAAAAAGAAGAAGCCTCAACTAAGGCTTCTCTGACACTCATGTTCCGTTCCGGCGGCATCCGATACACACAATCGCGTTCGTTCCCCAAAACTTAAACCTCTTGTTCCATCAAATCAGCCTGCTCTGCAATCGTGAGTGCTGATACGATTTCTTCGATCTCTCCGTTCATCACCTGGTCCAGCTTGTGCATGGTTAAACCAATGCGATGATCCGTTACACGGCTTTGCGGGAAGTTGTAAGTACGTATACGCTCACTGCGGTCTCCAGTACCTACTTTGCTCTTACGCTCGCCTGCATATTTGGCTTCCTCTTCCTGACGCATCATATCCGAAATACGGGCACGCAAAACTTGCAGCGCCTTCTCCTTGTTGGAGTTTTGGGACTTGCCGTCCTGGCAGGTTGCCACAATACCTGTTGGCATATGCGTTACACGCACCGCCGACTTGGTTGTATTAACGGACTGACCGCCCGCACCGCTGGAGCAGAAAGTATCCACGCGGATATCCTTGTCTAAAATTTCGATATCCACTTCCTCTGCCTCA contains these protein-coding regions:
- a CDS encoding carbohydrate ABC transporter permease translates to MEKTSNYRLSTWVAEILLIVVGLIFLVPFYFLLVNSVKSFGDILAHSASWPTTFRFENYANAWNKINFPTALGNSLIVTIVSNALLLLISSMAAYQMVRHDTLFNRFLFGLLVAAMVVPFQSIMLPLMEVSNVLSLNNSIPGLILCYLGFGAPLSVFLFHGFIKTVPIEVEQAARVDGSSRYGVFFRIVCPLLLPMFVTVLILNTLWIWNDYLLPSLILNDPELRTIPIATYMLFGQYTKQWDLALPALVLGITPIVVFFLVMQKYIVSGIAAGAVKG
- a CDS encoding TIGR01440 family protein; this encodes MVEQLDHEISLEAQTASVVREIAEAASLKAGRLLVIGASTSEVAGSRIGTAGALDVAQQVLSGVESVRREYGFDVAFQCCEHLNRALVVERSLLERLGLMEVAAVPVRTAGGSMATVAYRSMDDACLAANVQAHAGIDIGETLIGMHLRPIAVPFRPSLRWIGEARVTATFTRPPLIGGQRAVYSLEQEAGGNCD
- a CDS encoding manganese efflux pump MntP family protein — protein: MLAASADAGQVVTILIMAVALGMDALSLGVGIGMKGIRLRDVLRISTVIGFFHILMPLLGMFTGHYMSSLLGHVTTYFAGGLLILLGGHMVYNSFKGDGVHVLDHRSPLGLLLFALGVSIDSFSVGVSLGMFQSDLVLTVLAFGFCGGAMAMLGLLLGRKVSRNLGDYGEAVGGAILLAFGFMFMF
- a CDS encoding FtsW/RodA/SpoVE family cell cycle protein, which translates into the protein MLQKLKKIDGPVIFILVLLMAISIITVYSAGRGPTNLAEHGNDYQKMIGYYILGFVAILGLAIVDFRIFIKKALYVYGGGIFLLILGFFGGTVNNSQGFLKIGGLNLQPAEVFKLVLIIFLAYMLIKKRKSKLYFIQDVLPVALVSFVPFAMVMAQNDLGNALGYIVIVIGMLWIGNVKASHALIGFIVFAVAVGGGIKAYISFHDEIDSFMKGIGRSHWVERLDPWLVPEEATAKASYHTKNAKLAIASGGMMGKGFLQGTSVQSGRVPYTYADSIFVVVAEEFGFVGSSILLLLYFILIHRMILISLECRDRAGPYIIVGIVSMLLYQIFENIGAFLGIMPLTGITLPFISYGGTSLLINMASIGLVMSIKVHGQELEDDLPQPSRVSLTKAKKA
- the glyA gene encoding serine hydroxymethyltransferase, which encodes MMEHLRKSDPAVMEAMGLELKRQRHNIELIASENIVSEAVMEAMGSVLTNKYAEGYPNKRYYGGCEHVDIVEDIARDRAKELFGAEHANVQPHSGAQANMAVYLAALQPGDTVLGMNLAHGGHLTHGSPVNASGLLYNFAAYGVREDNFRIDYDEVRKAAFKHRPRLIVAGASAYPRTIDFEAFASIANDVGALFMVDMAHIAGLVAAGIHPSPVPHAQFVTTTTHKTLRGPRGGLILTRKAWAQAIDKAIFPGTQGGPLMHVIASKAVALGEALQPSFKTYAQNVVRNAQVLAETLLAEGINIVSGGTDNHLMLLDTRNLNITGKEAEHVLDSVGITVNKNAIPFDPTSPFVTSGIRIGTPAATSRGMDEEAMVKIGKIIADTLKNPKDDTVLSKASQAVGELTDKFPIYPGTQY
- a CDS encoding ABC transporter substrate-binding protein yields the protein MKKTVLLVISLMLLLTCMLAGCGNTKAQQSGTKTIHIYQFKVEISEPLNKLKAEYEKTHPGIKLDIQSVGGGTDYGASLKAKFASGDQPDIFTNEGYQDRDTWFEYLEDLSDQPWVKDLDDFARKPMTVNGKIYGQPMNLEGFGFVYNKDLFKKAGITKLPQTLDELEEAAKRLKAAGIIPFANGYAEWWVLGNHFINIPFARQSNPESYVADLNKGTARIPGNPVFDQWVKLLDLTLKYGNPNPLTTDYNTQVTLFSTGKAAMMHQGNWTQPQIDGINPNLNLGILPSPIDNDSSTGDKLAVGVASNWVVNKNSPVKQEAKEFLNWLVTSETGKHYITKEFKFVPAFKSITSSDETTGDLGAEISRHVKEGKIWSWNFQRFPKGLNQDLSSSMQAYIAGVITKDEMLQQFQGAWDNLKYR
- a CDS encoding low molecular weight protein arginine phosphatase, with protein sequence MKNILFVCTGNTCRSPMAEGMLRKLAAEHGLELDVRSAGVAAMDGTPISRHAEAVLRDHDISDQITSTPLSDGLAEWAHLILTLTQGHKQHVVQRFPQTAGKVFTLKEYVEDRDAVLNDVQELDGLYASQQLMASLGQELSTQERERMIELHQRIPGFDISDPFGGSREDYDVTAAEIRTALHKLLDKLKGSSE
- a CDS encoding carbohydrate ABC transporter permease, yielding MSQRKSAQLLQQLVFVGPMALFFVLIMVIPFLLGLYYSMTNWDGVSEHVRWLGLGNYVHIFKDDPDFRNAFWFTVRFTVCGVILTNLVGFFLAYALTKPLRTRNALRTVFFMPNMIGGLLLGFIWQFIFVRGFSAVGEATGLSFFKLPWLGDGPTAFWGTVIVFVWQYAGYLMVIYISSLNNVPHALIESAQIDGASRRQILRHIVVPLIMPAVTVCLFLAISWSFKVFELNLALTKGGPFKATESVALDIYNEAFTNNRLGLGTAKAMIFFVVVAIITSIQVRLTKKKEVEM
- the spoIIR gene encoding stage II sporulation protein R — encoded protein: MRSWMKQTAMILFCISILMMSWEGQKTDAAMTTGARETLASGVATTGLKVIPHDSIRLRILANSDRPEDQLVKREIRDAIVQQMNAWVGELDNPQSLNQARVLIDAHLPEIDRLVGSELARRGIAYDHQVELASVPFPTKMYGGLVYPAGNYEALRVTLGQGKGQNWWCVLFPPLCFIDAGSGEATAQTVSAKTSQEDNRMNAADKEPEVRFFLWDALTGLWSWVSGLFA
- a CDS encoding L-threonylcarbamoyladenylate synthase produces the protein MSDKVNQMHDLHAGFVKKEIAEQEQALQPSHTHWWDVRCLVSDEDTTIPATLSFEVEKAASVGSVNNTDGDDPDELSAGQALITAEKGIREAAVLLQAGETVAFPTETVYGLGADARSTKAVEAVFAAKGRPSDNPLIVHISDAAQLKGMVAEINDTARALMNTFWPGPLTLVLPVVSQALSSRVTAGLDTVGVRMPDHPIALRLIAEAGCPLAAPSANRSGRPSPTLAQHVLEDLKGRIGGILDGGPTGVGLESTVVQVGDEGTVTILRPGGVTAEQLATVARSVVLDPALAHTPGQDADSLAPRSPGMKYTHYAPRGRLSVVQGPSSVEVTGWIRAALAEATARGERTAVLAFDDHAAGYAGERVYTLGKLDALHEAAQRLYSVLRRCDEDGVTYILAEACPPKGLGDAVMNRLLKAAGHRIIRL
- the prmC gene encoding peptide chain release factor N(5)-glutamine methyltransferase, whose translation is MGNERDCVYRMPPERNMSVREALVEASSFLGSCGVLEPQHNARLLLEHVLGLEGTRFYAALGDPFPSSVKDTWERIIARKAAGEPAQYIIGQQEFYGRPFAVSPSVLIPRPETELLVEAILQHGDRLWPSGAPHALDIGTGSGAIAVTLAAERPRWHVAAGDISAAALEIAAQNAAANGAVIEFREGDLLAPFAGTAVDILVSNPPYIPAADIAGLQPEVRDHEPRMALDGGPDGLGPYRAMLEQLGLLQAPPRLIGFELGMGQARDVAGLLEQAGHWKNILIIPDLAGIERHVLGVSE